The Desulfovibrio sp. genomic sequence CCCAGAACGCGAGGCGTTCGGTTCCATCCGCCAGGCCTTGTGGCGCGATTCGGCCATGTGCGCGGCGGTTGCTTATTTGTACTGGTGGAACGTGAAGAGCGGGAGGCGCGGACGGTTTGTCGCGAGCGCTAAACTGAGGTCCCATATCTAGGAGGTTTTCAATGGTGTTCCGGTTTTATCTGGCCCTTCTTGTGGGCGTGTCTCTCCTGGCCTCAACCGCCGCGGGAGCTTTTGCCAAGGACATGTTCGAGGAAGAGGTGGACAAGGAAGCCCTCTCGGTGAAGCTCGCCCGGGAAACCACGGCTGGCGGCTACCCACTGGCCACGGTCGAGGAACTTAAGAAAATGCTTGATGAGAAGAAACCTCTGCTGGTGGTGGACACCATGCCTTTTGAGGCCAGTTTCAAGAAAGAGCATGTCCCTGGGGCGGTGTCTTTTGAATTTCCCATCGAACCTATGGAACAGTGGGACACCGCAAAAACGGGTGGCAAAAGCCCTCAGGATTTCGAAATACTCCTCGGACCAGACAAGAATAAGCTCATCGTGTTCTATTGTGGTTTCGTCAAATGCACTCGCAGCCACAACGGGGCTCTCTGGGCCAAAAAACTGGGTTACACCAATGTGGTACGCTTTCCCGGCGGCATCTACGCCTGGAAGGGAGCCAAATATCCGGTTGAAGATGTGAAATAATTCTCGGCACCACCCTAAAGATTACCCGGTTTGCGCCGATAAAAGATTCGACACGGCGCAAACCGTCTTCAGGGGAGGTGGCTATGGCTATCGACAACAGCGGGATGTCGGGTATATCCGGCATATCCGGTATGAGCAGCCTGCAATCAAGCATGGATAAGAAGGCTGCCAAACAGGAATTCGGAGCGGCGGTGGTGAAGACCACCCTTGATTACATGAATTCCGACCCTTTTGGGTCATCGGGCAAGAACTCGGATTACGA encodes the following:
- a CDS encoding rhodanese-like domain-containing protein yields the protein MVFRFYLALLVGVSLLASTAAGAFAKDMFEEEVDKEALSVKLARETTAGGYPLATVEELKKMLDEKKPLLVVDTMPFEASFKKEHVPGAVSFEFPIEPMEQWDTAKTGGKSPQDFEILLGPDKNKLIVFYCGFVKCTRSHNGALWAKKLGYTNVVRFPGGIYAWKGAKYPVEDVK